A region from the uncultured Sunxiuqinia sp. genome encodes:
- a CDS encoding response regulator transcription factor, with protein sequence MELTGKRILLVEDDKTLNFIIRDNLEEAGYDVKATENGEEAWDVFQKKQFDLCLFDVMLPKLDGFSLAKKVREKDVSIPVIFLTAKSMTEDKINGFTLGGDDYITKPFSMEELLLRIKVFLKRRHTEEVEKEELSNCKVGRFDFLFDNLTLQNGDEKRTLTYKEAELLRYFCENSNTVLSRSDILKNVWGSDDYYLGRSLDVFISRLRKYLKSDPDIKIINLHGIGFRFNASVDKK encoded by the coding sequence ATGGAACTTACAGGGAAAAGAATTTTGCTGGTTGAAGATGATAAAACATTAAATTTTATTATTCGTGACAATCTGGAAGAAGCCGGCTACGATGTAAAGGCCACTGAAAACGGGGAAGAAGCTTGGGACGTTTTTCAAAAAAAACAGTTCGACCTCTGCTTGTTTGATGTTATGCTTCCAAAATTAGATGGCTTTTCGCTCGCCAAAAAAGTACGCGAAAAAGACGTTTCGATTCCGGTTATATTCCTGACTGCAAAGTCGATGACCGAAGATAAGATTAACGGTTTTACACTTGGTGGCGACGACTATATCACCAAGCCATTTAGCATGGAAGAATTACTTTTACGCATCAAAGTGTTTCTTAAACGAAGGCATACTGAAGAAGTTGAAAAAGAAGAACTAAGCAACTGCAAAGTTGGCCGTTTTGATTTTCTGTTTGACAACCTGACGCTCCAAAATGGAGATGAAAAAAGGACACTGACCTACAAAGAAGCTGAGCTTTTACGTTATTTCTGCGAAAATTCGAATACCGTATTGAGCCGATCCGACATTCTTAAAAATGTATGGGGATCGGATGATTATTATCTAGGACGGAGTCTGGACGTTTTTATTTCCCGTTTGCGTAAATATCTAAAAAGTGATCCGGATATTAAAATTATCAACCTGCATGGTATTGGATTCCGGTTTAATGCATCGGTTGATAAGAAATAA
- a CDS encoding aspartate/glutamate racemase family protein gives MKTIGLVGGTGWVSTMEYYRLINQLMNQKKGGLHAARMMIYSINYGEIDAMNQKNDQLSVMLTLKHTALKLETAGADCLLLGANTSHQYADDIQQALKIPLIHIGEETASVVSDNGLKKVGLLGTKYTMEMNFYKEKLNEKSIDVLVPEEDDRSFIHHCITNELLVNQFLPESKQHFLTIIEKLRAAGAEGVILGCTEIPLLINQQDCAIPLFNTTEIHAKAAVEFAY, from the coding sequence ATGAAAACTATTGGTCTTGTAGGAGGAACCGGCTGGGTTTCAACCATGGAATATTATCGATTGATTAACCAGCTAATGAATCAGAAAAAAGGAGGACTGCATGCCGCACGCATGATGATTTACTCTATCAATTACGGTGAGATTGATGCTATGAACCAGAAAAACGATCAATTATCGGTGATGCTCACCTTAAAACACACGGCCTTAAAATTGGAAACAGCCGGTGCTGACTGCTTGCTACTTGGAGCCAATACTTCACATCAATACGCTGATGACATTCAACAAGCTCTAAAAATTCCATTAATCCACATTGGTGAAGAAACAGCATCTGTAGTTTCTGATAACGGACTAAAAAAAGTCGGGCTGCTAGGCACTAAATACACCATGGAGATGAACTTTTACAAAGAAAAGTTGAACGAAAAATCGATCGATGTTTTGGTTCCTGAAGAAGATGACCGAAGCTTTATTCACCACTGCATTACCAACGAACTATTGGTCAACCAGTTTTTACCTGAAAGCAAACAGCACTTTTTAACAATTATAGAAAAATTAAGAGCTGCCGGGGCCGAGGGAGTTATTCTTGGATGCACCGAGATTCCACTACTCATCAACCAACAAGACTGCGCTATTCCACTTTTCAACACAACTGAAATTCATGCAAAAGCAGCTGTAGAGTTTGCTTACTAA
- a CDS encoding HAMP domain-containing sensor histidine kinase, which translates to MERNTIRYIIILATFSVLGIILIQFFFIKNTVDLNEKKFHESTTQALNDVAHKLAIYNQKLTGKEKKPNLTNAVDQISNNYYVVNVNEDIHPDLLEHFLLDEFKNHNLEVDFEYAIYDCENEKMVYGKYLNEENDSLQEKLLVNRSVDGCGAEDVLFEQHYNTKSVKKECGLPTCEKYTYYFGVSFPNRSKYYSNQIHAWYVVSGFMLIVILFFGYTLFIIFKQRRLSEIQKNFINNLTHEFKTPIASIDLSSKVISDPKIINHPLRLKEYTNIISEQTQRLSAQVDKVLQMASIEKQVLQLDLQTIELKSFIGKSIEDFKTSQNGNKYAINFESSVSDWTVKADQLHFSNVIFNILDNAIKYCDEAPSIWVSLSQSKKQIYLKFADNGIGIPKEFRKKIFGRFFRIPTGDIHNVKGFGLGLDYVRKIIARHDWEIEVADNSPKGSIFTIIIPKK; encoded by the coding sequence ATGGAAAGGAATACAATAAGATACATTATTATACTAGCTACATTCTCTGTACTGGGAATCATTTTGATTCAATTCTTCTTTATAAAGAATACAGTCGACCTGAATGAGAAAAAGTTTCATGAATCAACAACACAAGCTTTAAATGATGTTGCCCACAAACTCGCAATTTATAATCAAAAGTTAACCGGGAAAGAAAAAAAGCCCAATCTTACGAATGCCGTCGACCAGATTTCAAACAACTATTATGTTGTTAATGTCAACGAAGATATCCACCCCGACTTATTAGAACACTTTTTATTGGACGAATTTAAAAACCACAATCTGGAAGTTGATTTTGAATATGCCATTTACGATTGCGAAAATGAGAAAATGGTATATGGCAAATATTTGAATGAAGAGAATGACTCCCTTCAGGAAAAGCTGCTTGTAAACCGTTCGGTTGACGGATGCGGTGCTGAAGATGTCCTTTTTGAGCAGCACTACAATACGAAATCGGTTAAAAAAGAATGTGGTTTACCCACCTGTGAAAAGTACACCTACTACTTTGGTGTCTCGTTCCCCAACCGGTCAAAATACTACAGTAATCAAATTCATGCCTGGTACGTTGTTAGTGGGTTTATGCTTATCGTCATTCTATTTTTCGGCTATACTTTATTTATCATTTTCAAACAGCGGCGGCTGAGTGAGATTCAGAAAAACTTTATCAATAACCTGACTCACGAGTTTAAAACCCCCATCGCATCCATCGATCTGTCATCAAAGGTTATTTCAGATCCAAAAATTATTAACCATCCCTTACGACTGAAGGAATACACCAATATTATTAGTGAACAGACTCAACGACTTTCAGCCCAGGTCGACAAAGTACTTCAAATGGCCAGCATCGAAAAGCAGGTTCTTCAACTTGACCTTCAAACCATTGAGCTAAAATCCTTTATCGGAAAGAGCATCGAAGACTTTAAAACCAGTCAAAATGGGAACAAGTACGCAATCAACTTCGAAAGCTCAGTTTCTGACTGGACAGTAAAAGCAGACCAACTTCACTTTTCAAATGTGATTTTTAATATTTTAGACAATGCCATCAAATATTGTGATGAAGCTCCTAGCATTTGGGTCAGTTTATCTCAAAGCAAAAAGCAGATTTACTTAAAATTTGCCGACAATGGAATCGGTATCCCCAAAGAATTTCGAAAAAAGATATTTGGTCGTTTTTTCCGAATTCCAACAGGTGATATTCATAATGTTAAAGGCTTTGGATTGGGATTGGATTATGTGCGAAAAATAATTGCACGGCATGATTGGGAAATAGAAGTCGCTGATAATTCGCCAAAAGGAAGTATATTTACGATAATAATTCCGAAGAAATAG
- a CDS encoding TlpA disulfide reductase family protein: protein MRNLGLLVLVLLFIASCQSNSKKYEVNGTVAGQDSGAVYLVKAEKGQAVTVDTTQLVNGAFRFEGSVEIPELHYLRMNERDYFAQFFLENTDIKVEAYKDSLQSTKITGSPATDTFNEFLDEVKVMSDKMKEYQQQYSAAAATGNQDEMDRIKIDADASNENMQVFAKNFVKEHSNSIVAPFITLTQLSQQLDFQELKELVDMFPAQLDSSVYTQQLKEFIEEKGRTAIGTEAPGFTMDDTEGNPVSLSSFKGKYLLIDFWASWCGPCRKENPNVVNAYNKFNDKNFEILGVSLDRDKDAWLKAIEEDNLTWTHVSDLKYWQNEVAQLYGVNSIPHSILLDPDGKIIAKNLRGQELHDKLGELLN from the coding sequence ATGAGAAATTTAGGCTTGTTAGTTCTTGTGTTGCTTTTTATCGCTTCGTGCCAAAGCAATTCTAAAAAATACGAAGTGAACGGAACTGTTGCCGGTCAGGATTCAGGTGCCGTGTACCTTGTGAAGGCAGAAAAGGGGCAGGCTGTTACAGTTGATACCACGCAGCTGGTCAATGGAGCATTCCGTTTCGAGGGATCGGTCGAAATTCCGGAACTTCACTACTTAAGAATGAATGAACGGGACTACTTTGCTCAGTTCTTTCTTGAAAACACAGATATAAAAGTTGAAGCATACAAAGATAGTTTGCAAAGTACAAAGATTACCGGCTCTCCTGCGACGGATACTTTTAATGAGTTTTTGGATGAGGTGAAAGTTATGAGCGACAAAATGAAAGAATACCAGCAACAGTATTCTGCTGCCGCTGCCACCGGAAATCAGGATGAAATGGATCGGATTAAAATAGATGCAGATGCTTCGAATGAAAACATGCAGGTTTTTGCTAAGAATTTCGTCAAAGAACACAGTAATTCAATTGTTGCTCCCTTTATAACCTTAACACAATTGTCGCAACAATTAGACTTTCAGGAATTGAAAGAGTTGGTTGACATGTTTCCAGCCCAATTGGATTCATCGGTTTACACACAACAATTAAAAGAATTTATTGAAGAAAAAGGACGCACTGCTATTGGCACAGAGGCTCCGGGATTTACAATGGATGATACCGAAGGTAATCCGGTAAGCTTGTCGTCTTTCAAAGGAAAATATTTATTGATTGATTTTTGGGCGTCATGGTGTGGCCCTTGCCGGAAGGAAAACCCCAATGTGGTTAATGCTTACAATAAGTTTAACGATAAGAATTTTGAAATTCTCGGTGTTTCGTTAGATCGCGATAAAGATGCTTGGCTAAAGGCAATCGAAGAAGATAATTTAACCTGGACACATGTTTCAGATCTTAAATATTGGCAAAATGAAGTCGCCCAGTTGTATGGGGTAAATTCCATTCCTCATTCAATATTACTTGATCCGGATGGAAAAATTATTGCGAAGAACCTGCGAGGTCAGGAGTTGCATGATAAATTAGGCGAACTTTTAAATTAG
- the yiaK gene encoding 3-dehydro-L-gulonate 2-dehydrogenase, translated as MVVIRFEDMKRQFIRILTEMDFPEDKAQTCARIFAENSLDGIYSHGVNRFPRFVEYVQKGYINPHSKAEKVARMGGIEQWDGKLAPGTTNALLASERVMQLALENGIGLLALGNTNHWMRGGTYGWHCAKKGFAFIGWTNTIANLPAWGAKECKLGNNPLVFAIPYQDEAIVLDMAMSQYSYGKMEDLQRKNEQLPLPGGFNKKDELSTLPGEILETRRPLPIGYWKGAGLSLMLDLLATILSAGLSTSQITRQSQDEYGISQVFVAIDLKQLPNFPTIEKAIQAILDDFLKAEKTDPDGAIRYPGQHAVKTRMEHLKNGIPVSEQIWNDILGL; from the coding sequence ATGGTAGTTATTCGCTTTGAGGACATGAAGCGGCAATTCATCCGGATACTAACCGAAATGGATTTCCCGGAAGACAAGGCACAGACTTGTGCACGCATTTTTGCTGAAAATAGCTTGGATGGCATTTATTCGCACGGAGTAAATCGGTTTCCACGGTTTGTTGAGTATGTGCAGAAAGGCTACATAAACCCACATTCCAAAGCAGAAAAAGTTGCCCGCATGGGTGGCATCGAACAATGGGATGGCAAATTAGCTCCGGGTACAACCAATGCGCTATTAGCGTCGGAACGAGTGATGCAATTAGCTTTGGAAAATGGCATAGGGCTCTTGGCTTTGGGCAATACCAACCACTGGATGCGGGGTGGAACTTATGGCTGGCACTGTGCCAAAAAAGGTTTTGCGTTTATTGGTTGGACCAACACCATTGCCAACCTTCCGGCTTGGGGAGCCAAAGAATGTAAGCTCGGAAATAATCCGCTGGTCTTTGCCATTCCGTATCAAGATGAAGCCATTGTTTTGGATATGGCGATGTCTCAATATTCCTATGGGAAAATGGAAGACTTGCAAAGGAAGAATGAGCAATTGCCTTTGCCGGGCGGATTCAACAAAAAGGATGAGTTGAGTACTTTGCCGGGCGAGATTTTAGAGACTCGCCGCCCTTTACCAATTGGTTACTGGAAAGGAGCAGGACTTTCGTTAATGCTTGATTTACTCGCCACAATACTTTCAGCGGGCCTTTCCACATCCCAAATAACTCGACAAAGTCAGGATGAATATGGAATTTCACAAGTTTTTGTTGCCATCGATTTGAAACAACTGCCCAATTTCCCGACAATAGAAAAAGCAATACAAGCGATACTAGACGACTTTCTGAAGGCCGAAAAAACAGATCCGGATGGGGCAATCAGATATCCGGGACAACACGCGGTTAAGACACGAATGGAACACCTTAAAAATGGTATTCCGGTAAGTGAACAGATTTGGAATGACATTCTTGGGTTATAA
- the lpdA gene encoding dihydrolipoyl dehydrogenase: MSYDVLVIGSGPGGYVAAIRASQLGLKVGVVEKENIGGVCLNWGCIPTKSLLKSAEALSYAKHAADYGVSIGGEIKADFSAMVKRSRDVADSNSKGIQFLFKKNKVEVINGYGRLKGKGKVEVEDEKGKKTEVSAKHIILATGARSRELPNLKQDGKKIIGYREAMTLAKQPKSMVVVGSGAIGSEFANFYHNIGTEVTLVEFMPTLVPNEDEEVSKTLERTFKKDKMKVMTSSSVESVDTKGKLCKVVVKTKKGEETIEAEVVLSAVGIAPNTENIGLEELGVEMEKGKVKVDDYYKTNVDGVYAIGDIVHGPALAHVASAEGICCVEKIAGESPEPIDYGNIPGCTYTSPEVSSVGMTEKKAKEAGYDIKVGKFPFTASGKAKAAGKTDGFVKLIFDSKYGELLGAHLIGGNVTEMIAELVVAKKLEITGHELIKSIHPHPTMSEAIMEAAAAAYDEVIHI; this comes from the coding sequence ATGAGTTACGATGTACTAGTAATAGGAAGTGGCCCCGGAGGCTACGTGGCCGCCATAAGAGCCTCTCAATTAGGTTTAAAAGTTGGTGTAGTTGAAAAGGAAAATATTGGAGGAGTCTGCCTGAATTGGGGCTGTATTCCAACAAAATCATTATTAAAGAGTGCTGAAGCGTTGAGCTACGCGAAGCATGCAGCCGATTATGGCGTGAGCATTGGCGGTGAGATAAAAGCTGATTTCAGTGCGATGGTGAAACGAAGCCGCGATGTTGCCGACAGTAATAGCAAAGGAATTCAGTTTCTGTTCAAAAAGAATAAAGTAGAGGTTATTAATGGATATGGCCGACTGAAAGGCAAAGGGAAAGTTGAGGTTGAAGATGAAAAAGGGAAGAAAACAGAAGTTTCGGCCAAGCATATTATTTTAGCAACAGGTGCTCGTTCGCGCGAGTTGCCAAACCTAAAGCAAGATGGTAAAAAAATCATAGGTTATCGCGAAGCAATGACCTTGGCCAAGCAGCCTAAGTCGATGGTTGTGGTTGGTTCAGGAGCGATTGGTAGCGAGTTTGCCAATTTCTACCATAACATTGGTACCGAAGTTACCTTGGTTGAATTTATGCCAACCCTGGTTCCGAATGAAGACGAAGAGGTATCCAAAACATTGGAGCGTACCTTCAAAAAGGACAAGATGAAGGTGATGACCAGTTCATCGGTTGAATCGGTAGACACTAAAGGAAAGCTTTGCAAAGTAGTCGTAAAGACGAAAAAAGGCGAAGAAACCATTGAAGCTGAAGTTGTACTTTCAGCCGTAGGAATTGCTCCAAATACTGAAAACATCGGCCTCGAAGAACTTGGTGTTGAAATGGAGAAAGGCAAGGTTAAAGTAGACGATTATTATAAAACAAATGTTGATGGCGTTTATGCCATTGGCGATATTGTGCACGGACCAGCCTTGGCACACGTTGCGTCGGCTGAAGGTATTTGCTGCGTAGAGAAAATTGCCGGCGAAAGTCCTGAGCCGATCGACTATGGAAACATTCCAGGATGTACATACACTAGTCCCGAAGTATCGTCGGTTGGAATGACTGAGAAAAAAGCAAAAGAAGCCGGCTACGATATTAAAGTGGGCAAGTTCCCATTTACAGCAAGTGGTAAAGCAAAAGCAGCCGGCAAAACCGATGGTTTTGTGAAGCTGATTTTTGATTCGAAATACGGCGAATTGTTGGGAGCCCATCTGATTGGAGGTAATGTAACCGAGATGATTGCAGAATTGGTTGTAGCCAAAAAACTGGAAATTACGGGACACGAATTGATTAAATCAATTCACCCACACCCAACCATGAGCGAAGCCATTATGGAAGCAGCCGCCGCTGCCTATGACGAAGTCATACACATTTAA
- a CDS encoding DUF1080 domain-containing protein produces MRREFLLLLTAIFAIATACNSGTKKKEEANEEKSAQVEETVPDNTLTDAEKQAGWVLLFDGTTSNGWRGNNKDYFPAGWQIVDGTLMCKGSGEGEAGAEEGGDILYDEKFKDFQLKLEWKISEGGNSGIFYLGEEVEDWPIYKTAPEMQILDNERHPDAILGKDGNRKAGSLYDLIPADPQNSKPAGEWNSVEIICYQGTVVHKQNGEVVVEYHLWTDDWNALVADSKFPGLNPDWADVAKEGYIALQDHGNDVWFKNIKIKKL; encoded by the coding sequence ATGAGAAGAGAATTTTTGCTACTACTCACAGCTATTTTTGCAATAGCTACAGCCTGTAATTCGGGCACGAAGAAAAAAGAAGAAGCCAACGAGGAAAAGTCGGCACAAGTTGAAGAAACAGTTCCAGACAACACCTTAACCGACGCTGAAAAACAAGCCGGGTGGGTATTGCTGTTTGATGGCACGACCAGCAATGGTTGGAGGGGTAATAACAAGGATTATTTCCCAGCAGGATGGCAAATTGTTGATGGAACCTTGATGTGTAAAGGATCTGGCGAAGGCGAGGCCGGTGCAGAAGAAGGTGGTGATATTCTGTACGATGAGAAATTCAAAGACTTTCAGTTGAAATTAGAATGGAAAATCTCAGAAGGCGGAAACTCCGGTATTTTTTATCTGGGAGAAGAAGTTGAAGATTGGCCAATATACAAAACAGCACCTGAAATGCAGATTCTGGATAACGAGCGCCATCCCGATGCAATACTTGGGAAAGATGGAAACCGCAAGGCCGGGTCGTTATATGACCTAATCCCTGCAGATCCACAAAACTCAAAGCCTGCCGGAGAATGGAATAGTGTTGAAATTATTTGCTATCAAGGAACCGTTGTGCATAAGCAAAACGGCGAAGTTGTTGTTGAGTATCACCTGTGGACTGATGATTGGAACGCATTAGTTGCTGACAGCAAATTCCCTGGTTTGAATCCGGATTGGGCAGATGTTGCCAAAGAAGGATACATCGCTTTGCAAGATCATGGAAATGATGTTTGGTTTAAAAACATTAAAATCAAAAAATTATAA
- a CDS encoding DUF1573 domain-containing protein, with protein MKNFFIVLILMCFAVSNTVIGQTTQAKIDFETLEHDFGTFKEEDGSQTYSFKFTNNGASPLILNNVRASCGCTTPQWTKDPVAPGRDGLIKVSYNPRNRPGPFNKTVTVSSNASNPTVILRIKGNVEKREQTLAEKYPREIGPLRAKTNQISFVKILENETKTDELVVVNDSDKPVKVEFKTPPGHLTVKAEPETIQPKQEGKIIVTYDAGKLNTYGFMMHRIYLIINGDTNYRNSIGISATIEEDFSSLTAEEVANAPVVNFEEKTFDFGEINQGDEVEHTFTIKNSGQRDLIIRRVKTSCGCTAVTPEKKIISKNESVPLKVKFNSRGKRGRQNKSITVITNDPKNPTTILRVSSNVKTAG; from the coding sequence ATGAAAAATTTTTTCATCGTTTTGATCTTAATGTGTTTTGCTGTTAGCAATACGGTTATTGGGCAAACAACTCAAGCCAAGATCGATTTTGAAACTTTAGAACATGATTTTGGAACGTTTAAAGAAGAAGATGGATCGCAGACTTACAGTTTTAAGTTTACGAACAATGGTGCGTCACCACTTATTTTAAACAATGTTCGGGCGTCTTGCGGATGTACTACACCCCAGTGGACAAAAGATCCTGTTGCTCCGGGAAGAGATGGACTAATAAAAGTTAGCTATAACCCTCGTAACAGACCAGGGCCTTTTAACAAAACAGTTACGGTAAGTTCAAATGCTTCAAATCCAACCGTGATTCTTCGTATTAAAGGAAATGTTGAGAAACGTGAGCAAACATTGGCAGAGAAATATCCTCGTGAAATTGGACCATTGCGTGCGAAGACCAATCAAATATCGTTTGTTAAAATTTTAGAAAACGAAACAAAAACAGATGAATTGGTTGTTGTAAACGACTCCGACAAACCGGTGAAAGTTGAATTTAAAACTCCTCCGGGACATTTGACCGTGAAAGCTGAACCTGAAACTATTCAGCCAAAGCAAGAAGGTAAAATTATTGTGACTTACGATGCTGGCAAGCTGAATACTTATGGTTTCATGATGCACCGTATTTACTTAATTATAAATGGAGATACGAACTATCGTAATTCAATTGGTATCTCGGCAACCATTGAGGAAGATTTTTCAAGCCTTACAGCTGAAGAAGTGGCGAATGCACCGGTTGTAAACTTTGAGGAGAAGACATTTGATTTCGGCGAAATTAATCAGGGAGATGAGGTTGAGCACACATTTACAATAAAGAATAGTGGACAGCGTGATTTAATAATTCGTCGGGTAAAAACCTCATGCGGATGTACTGCAGTGACTCCTGAAAAGAAAATTATTTCGAAAAATGAAAGTGTACCATTGAAAGTGAAATTTAATTCACGCGGGAAACGTGGTCGTCAAAATAAATCAATTACAGTAATTACCAATGACCCAAAAAATCCAACAACAATTTTGCGGGTCTCATCGAATGTGAAAACCGCCGGATAA
- a CDS encoding ATP-dependent 6-phosphofructokinase, with the protein MGTHKSKRIGILTAGGDCPGLNAAIRGVGKTAIVDYGMEVIGFRAGFAGLIEKDYVELNESHLSGILTLGGTILGTSRVKPFKFVNEGDDEKPELIKQNYQDLNLDALVCIGGNGTMKTANRLAAEGINVIGIPKTIDNDVWGTDVTFGFDSALQIATEAIDRLHTTANSHQRVMIIEVMGHHAGWIALYAGLAGGGDIVLIPEVDYNIRSVCKKIEERYEGNKPYSIVVVAEGINHPKKISAAAHIGEAISSYTGIETRETVLGYVQRGGSPTPMDRILATRYGAFAAQCIAEGNFGTMVAMRNNYLETVPLADVGGKLSLVEPDNPLILKARKMGVSFGDEYEELG; encoded by the coding sequence ATGGGTACTCATAAGTCAAAGCGAATAGGAATTTTAACAGCCGGAGGAGATTGCCCCGGTTTAAATGCAGCAATTAGGGGTGTTGGAAAAACCGCGATCGTCGATTATGGGATGGAAGTGATTGGATTTAGAGCAGGTTTCGCCGGCCTAATTGAAAAAGACTATGTGGAGTTGAATGAATCACATCTTTCAGGGATTCTTACGCTGGGAGGTACGATATTAGGTACGTCGCGTGTAAAACCTTTTAAGTTTGTGAATGAGGGTGATGACGAAAAACCAGAGTTGATCAAGCAAAATTACCAAGACTTAAATTTAGATGCCCTAGTTTGTATTGGAGGCAATGGCACGATGAAAACAGCCAACAGACTTGCCGCAGAAGGGATTAATGTAATTGGGATTCCAAAAACCATTGATAATGACGTTTGGGGAACCGATGTAACTTTTGGTTTCGACTCGGCCTTGCAGATTGCAACAGAGGCTATTGATAGACTCCACACCACGGCAAACTCGCACCAGCGGGTCATGATTATTGAGGTAATGGGGCACCATGCAGGTTGGATTGCTCTTTACGCCGGATTGGCTGGAGGTGGCGATATTGTTTTGATTCCTGAAGTGGATTATAATATTCGATCAGTTTGTAAAAAAATTGAAGAGCGTTACGAGGGAAATAAACCGTACTCAATTGTCGTGGTTGCTGAAGGGATTAATCATCCGAAGAAAATTTCAGCAGCAGCGCACATTGGTGAGGCCATTTCTTCCTATACCGGAATCGAAACCCGGGAAACCGTTTTGGGATATGTCCAGCGTGGAGGAAGTCCGACTCCGATGGATCGGATATTGGCTACCCGTTACGGAGCTTTTGCAGCGCAATGTATTGCTGAGGGAAACTTTGGTACGATGGTAGCCATGAGAAATAATTATTTGGAAACAGTGCCCTTGGCCGACGTTGGTGGCAAGTTAAGCCTTGTCGAGCCAGACAATCCATTGATTTTGAAGGCGCGAAAAATGGGAGTTTCGTTTGGAGACGAATACGAGGAATTAGGATAG
- the meaB gene encoding methylmalonyl Co-A mutase-associated GTPase MeaB — translation MSVDKSHRHIENDEQYKSLNVNKGIDRPEIFNENSIQRFLKNKRRKLLTPDEYVEGILAGNRTTLSQAVTLVESSKKEHQEIAQDIITKCLPHSGNSLRIGITGVPGVGKSTFIESMGKYITKRGGKLAVLAIDPSSERSKGSILGDKTRMEELSSDPNAYIRPSPSAGSLGGVARKTRETIVLCEAAGFDTIFIETVGVGQSETMVHSMVDFFLLLMLAGAGDELQGIKRGIMEMADVITINKADGNNIDKAEMARVQYKNALHLFPPTDSGWKPEVLTCSAILHAGIDKVWMTILKYVELVKKNSYFQHKRNEQSKFWMYETINDRLKSDFYQNDILKGMTAEFEKKVLGEEMSSFVAARELLENYYQSKKNNK, via the coding sequence ATGAGTGTAGATAAAAGTCACCGTCATATTGAAAACGATGAGCAATATAAAAGCTTGAATGTGAATAAAGGGATTGACCGACCAGAGATATTTAATGAAAATTCGATACAGCGTTTTCTGAAAAATAAACGCAGGAAATTACTTACTCCCGATGAATATGTTGAAGGGATTTTGGCAGGAAATAGAACGACTCTTAGTCAGGCAGTCACACTGGTGGAGAGCTCCAAAAAGGAACATCAGGAAATAGCGCAGGACATTATTACTAAATGTTTACCGCATAGTGGTAACTCACTTCGAATTGGAATTACCGGAGTTCCCGGAGTGGGTAAGAGTACGTTCATTGAGTCGATGGGTAAATACATCACCAAGCGGGGAGGGAAACTGGCGGTGTTGGCGATCGACCCTAGCAGCGAGCGTTCGAAAGGGAGTATTTTGGGTGACAAAACCCGCATGGAAGAGCTTTCGTCTGATCCAAACGCATACATCCGTCCTTCGCCATCAGCAGGTTCGTTGGGCGGCGTTGCACGCAAAACCCGCGAAACAATTGTACTGTGCGAAGCAGCCGGGTTCGACACCATTTTTATTGAAACCGTAGGTGTTGGGCAAAGCGAAACAATGGTGCATTCAATGGTCGATTTCTTTTTATTGCTAATGCTGGCCGGAGCCGGTGATGAACTACAGGGCATTAAGCGGGGAATCATGGAGATGGCCGATGTGATTACCATTAACAAAGCTGACGGGAACAATATTGACAAAGCAGAAATGGCAAGGGTGCAATATAAGAATGCGCTACATTTATTTCCGCCAACTGATTCAGGATGGAAACCTGAAGTGCTTACCTGTTCTGCCATTCTACATGCTGGCATTGACAAAGTTTGGATGACGATATTAAAATATGTCGAATTAGTTAAAAAAAATAGTTATTTTCAGCACAAAAGAAACGAGCAATCCAAGTTTTGGATGTACGAGACGATCAACGACCGTTTGAAATCAGATTTTTACCAAAATGACATTCTCAAAGGTATGACAGCAGAATTTGAGAAAAAGGTATTGGGGGAAGAAATGAGTTCTTTTGTAGCTGCTCGCGAATTATTAGAAAATTATTATCAATCAAAAAAAAATAACAAATGA